A DNA window from Candidatus Zixiibacteriota bacterium contains the following coding sequences:
- the fusA gene encoding elongation factor G, which produces MKEFATERIRNVCLAGQRGCGKTSLADGIAFATGLNNRIGRVDDATSLLDFTESEISRKTSISLKLLACVWQDTKINLLDCPGHTDFMGEFQSALRVVDAVGVLVDAAAGVEIGTQLQWRVMPESGLARFFVVNKMEKEHVRWKTTLDSIKRSFGKHAAALQMPIGEAENFKGLIDLLKMKAYGFDRDGKRSDIDIPAELKSEAQAQRDALIEVAAEADDELLEKFFAEGSLTDAEVLKGLRSGIAKGTLYPVLFSSTGRNIGIGLILDFIAEYLPSPVQMPPVKAVKTGTENAVELKPDPTGKTVAFVFKTMSEGHLGDMSLLRCMSGSIRSGMDLYNQQTSTAERIAHVYTFQGKNRIDVDSISAGDIGALVKLKNTHSNNTLADKDFGVSIPLVVYANPVMDVAVRAKAKGEEEKIGTGLHRLAEEDPTFKVVLDPALKQIVLWAQGSTHIEVLVEKLQKRFGVNVELVKPKIPYRETVRGKIEKQYKHKKQSGGRGQYGDVHIRIEPNTRGAGFEFIDAITGGVIPGKYIPAVEKGVVESMEHGGLAGAPVVDVKVTLFFGSYHDVDSSDMAFKIAGLMAFKEGFLDCKPVLLEPIYTVEVMAPSEYTGDVMGDLSARRGKVLGMDPDGSNQRIKATVPQAELYQYSVDLRSMTQGQGVYSALFSHYEEVPNETAQKVIAEAKAQQEAES; this is translated from the coding sequence GTGAAGGAATTCGCGACTGAGAGGATACGCAATGTCTGCCTTGCAGGTCAGCGGGGCTGTGGCAAGACCAGCCTCGCAGATGGTATTGCATTTGCAACAGGACTCAACAATCGAATCGGGCGGGTCGATGATGCCACTTCGTTGCTCGATTTCACTGAGTCGGAAATCTCCCGAAAAACCTCAATCTCGCTGAAGCTCCTGGCCTGTGTCTGGCAGGATACGAAGATAAACCTGCTCGACTGCCCCGGTCATACCGACTTCATGGGTGAATTTCAATCGGCGTTGCGCGTCGTCGATGCTGTCGGCGTGCTTGTCGATGCCGCCGCCGGTGTGGAGATCGGCACACAGTTACAGTGGCGAGTGATGCCTGAGTCCGGACTCGCCCGTTTCTTCGTCGTTAATAAAATGGAAAAAGAACATGTCCGGTGGAAGACCACGCTGGACTCAATCAAGAGAAGTTTCGGCAAGCACGCCGCTGCTCTGCAAATGCCGATCGGGGAAGCTGAGAACTTCAAGGGGCTGATCGACCTGCTGAAAATGAAGGCGTATGGCTTTGACCGGGACGGCAAACGGTCCGATATCGACATTCCCGCTGAACTGAAATCTGAAGCGCAGGCCCAGCGCGATGCGTTGATTGAAGTGGCTGCGGAAGCCGATGACGAACTGCTGGAGAAGTTCTTCGCCGAGGGCTCGCTGACGGACGCTGAAGTACTGAAGGGACTTCGTTCCGGGATCGCCAAAGGGACGCTGTACCCGGTGCTGTTCAGTTCGACCGGACGCAATATTGGCATCGGCCTCATCCTTGATTTCATTGCTGAGTACCTGCCGTCGCCGGTCCAGATGCCACCCGTGAAGGCAGTCAAGACCGGCACGGAGAATGCAGTCGAACTCAAACCTGATCCGACCGGTAAAACCGTAGCGTTCGTGTTCAAGACCATGTCCGAGGGACATCTCGGCGATATGTCGTTGCTTCGATGCATGTCGGGGTCAATTCGTTCCGGCATGGATCTGTATAACCAACAGACCTCCACAGCCGAGCGCATTGCCCATGTCTACACCTTCCAGGGAAAGAACCGGATCGACGTAGACTCCATTTCGGCCGGGGATATCGGCGCACTCGTAAAACTCAAAAATACGCACTCTAACAACACGCTCGCGGATAAGGACTTTGGGGTCAGCATTCCCCTGGTTGTCTATGCGAACCCTGTCATGGATGTTGCTGTCCGAGCCAAGGCGAAGGGGGAAGAGGAAAAAATCGGAACCGGTTTGCACCGTCTGGCCGAAGAGGACCCAACGTTCAAAGTAGTCCTCGATCCGGCTCTGAAGCAGATCGTTCTTTGGGCTCAAGGCTCTACTCACATTGAAGTACTTGTGGAGAAACTACAGAAGCGCTTCGGTGTGAATGTCGAGCTGGTGAAGCCGAAAATTCCCTATCGCGAAACGGTACGCGGCAAGATCGAGAAACAGTACAAACACAAGAAACAGTCGGGCGGCCGTGGCCAGTACGGCGATGTTCATATCCGGATCGAGCCGAACACCCGTGGCGCCGGCTTTGAGTTCATTGATGCCATCACCGGCGGCGTCATCCCCGGCAAGTACATTCCGGCTGTGGAGAAGGGCGTTGTCGAATCGATGGAGCACGGCGGATTGGCCGGTGCGCCCGTGGTTGACGTGAAGGTCACCCTGTTCTTTGGCTCCTACCATGACGTTGATTCATCGGACATGGCGTTCAAGATCGCTGGTCTGATGGCCTTCAAAGAAGGGTTTCTTGATTGCAAACCGGTCCTTCTGGAACCGATCTACACCGTGGAAGTCATGGCCCCAAGCGAATACACGGGAGATGTCATGGGGGACCTTTCGGCTCGCCGCGGCAAAGTGCTCGGCATGGACCCTGATGGCTCCAATCAACGCATCAAGGCCACGGTGCCTCAGGCGGAGCTGTATCAATATTCGGTGGATCTCCGCTCCATGACCCAGGGGCAGGGCGTCTATTCGGCGCTGTTTTCGCACTATGAGGAAGTGCCCAACGAGACGGCCCAGAAGGTGATTGCAGAGGCAAAAGCACAACAGGAGGCGGAGAGCTAA
- the lexA gene encoding transcriptional repressor LexA, protein MKAELTNRQRRVLEFIEGQILQRGHSPTIREIGEKFGIASTNGVRTHLTALIKKGYLKKQEFISRGIQLTRNLAGQIGRVPVVGSVPAGLPIDAVENIEGEIALDLSFLPKGDCFSLRVKGDSMLGAGILNGDIVVVNKQSVAQKGDIVVAVINGEATVKRYFPEGKQIRLQPENDAYEPILIEKHSGEFRIAGRVVGLMRRLG, encoded by the coding sequence ATGAAAGCAGAATTAACGAATCGGCAGCGCCGGGTGCTGGAGTTTATCGAGGGACAGATACTCCAGCGAGGCCACAGCCCTACGATCCGTGAGATAGGCGAAAAATTCGGGATAGCGTCGACCAACGGTGTACGAACCCATTTGACGGCACTTATCAAGAAGGGGTACCTCAAAAAACAGGAGTTCATATCGCGGGGTATCCAGTTGACGCGCAACCTCGCGGGGCAGATCGGAAGGGTGCCGGTGGTCGGTTCCGTGCCGGCGGGACTGCCGATTGACGCCGTGGAGAACATCGAGGGGGAGATCGCACTCGACCTGTCGTTTCTCCCCAAAGGGGATTGTTTCAGCTTGCGCGTAAAGGGAGATTCCATGTTAGGCGCCGGGATTCTGAACGGCGACATCGTCGTGGTCAACAAACAGTCCGTGGCGCAAAAGGGGGATATCGTGGTTGCGGTCATCAACGGCGAGGCGACGGTCAAACGGTACTTCCCGGAAGGGAAGCAAATACGCCTTCAACCTGAGAACGACGCTTACGAGCCGATACTTATCGAGAAACACTCCGGAGAATTCAGGATAGCCGGCAGAGTGGTAGGACTGATGAGACGCCTTGGCTGA
- a CDS encoding 6-phosphofructokinase: MSVKRIGLITSGGDCGGLNAVVKGAAQMATRRGLSAVAIPNGYAGLYNLVNMERLVELTPSRVDTFSIGLAGSEAGHSRVKISKIKDPNKFHRIREGLAKFNISGLVISGGDDTGAVILDLDAEGIKCVHAPKTMDLDLVPYSVGGDSTINRISDFLRDLKTTGRTHNRIMVIEVFGRYAGHTAFRGGVAGEADAILIPEIPVDFNELYRHLKKVYMKRIMESDIKAGTYTVVVAEGLKDASGREMYDDSAGLDSFGHKKLAGAGKFVAQEVTKMLKADSEIRQFMEQQGMYVEELNAIPEVRVIVPSHLVRSGFTSAYDANFGMEAGACAVCLLLDGVTGVTVTGFHDGKIHYMNIKEAIKQRHVDLGQVSLYEQLGFCFGRVRQEFHPDVQSVSGQIERFY; encoded by the coding sequence ATGTCTGTTAAGCGAATTGGCTTGATAACCAGTGGTGGCGACTGCGGAGGACTGAATGCAGTCGTTAAAGGCGCGGCACAAATGGCGACTCGGCGGGGTTTGTCCGCGGTGGCTATACCAAACGGTTATGCGGGACTGTACAATCTGGTCAACATGGAGCGCCTGGTGGAATTGACTCCGTCGCGGGTTGACACGTTCAGCATCGGGTTGGCTGGCTCCGAAGCCGGGCACTCACGAGTGAAGATATCCAAGATCAAGGACCCGAACAAATTCCACCGCATTCGCGAAGGACTGGCCAAGTTCAATATCAGCGGGTTGGTGATCAGCGGAGGGGATGACACCGGCGCGGTCATTTTGGATCTGGACGCCGAGGGGATCAAGTGCGTGCATGCGCCCAAGACTATGGATCTCGATCTGGTGCCGTATAGTGTCGGCGGCGACTCGACTATCAACCGCATCAGCGACTTCCTGCGCGACCTCAAAACCACCGGGCGAACCCACAACCGCATTATGGTAATCGAGGTCTTTGGGCGATACGCGGGCCACACTGCCTTTCGCGGTGGCGTTGCCGGCGAAGCGGATGCCATCCTCATCCCCGAGATTCCGGTAGACTTCAACGAGCTATACCGTCACTTGAAGAAAGTCTATATGAAGCGGATCATGGAGAGCGATATCAAGGCCGGGACCTACACGGTGGTGGTTGCAGAAGGGCTCAAAGATGCATCCGGGCGCGAAATGTATGACGATAGTGCCGGACTGGATTCGTTCGGGCACAAGAAACTGGCGGGAGCAGGCAAGTTTGTGGCTCAGGAAGTCACGAAAATGCTGAAGGCGGATTCGGAAATACGGCAGTTCATGGAACAGCAAGGGATGTATGTCGAGGAGCTGAACGCCATTCCTGAAGTTCGGGTCATTGTGCCAAGCCATCTGGTCCGGTCCGGGTTCACGTCCGCTTATGACGCAAATTTCGGCATGGAGGCTGGAGCCTGCGCGGTCTGTCTGCTGTTGGATGGGGTCACGGGGGTAACCGTAACGGGATTTCACGACGGCAAGATCCATTACATGAACATCAAGGAAGCCATCAAGCAGCGGCATGTCGATCTGGGGCAGGTTTCGCTGTACGAGCAACTCGGGTTTTGCTTTGGGCGGGTACGTCAGGAGTTCCACCCCGATGTCCAGTCAGTCAGTGGTCAGATCGAGAGATTCTACTAA
- the ccsA gene encoding cytochrome c biogenesis protein CcsA: MWWKLLLFLGMAAMILASFLTPAPQAQIGEASRIFYYHIPQAWLCVVAFAVAMVYSILYLRTRKIGYDDKASSAAALGFVFCLLATVSGSVFAKVTWGSFWNWDPRETSIFVLLLIYGAYFALRGAIEVEERRASLAAVYAIFAFVTVPFLIFVVPRVVPSLHPEDSVIDKNLKFTMGPQVRAIFFSSLALFSVLFIWMLGLANRVQALARYRMEKE, translated from the coding sequence ATGTGGTGGAAGTTACTGTTGTTTCTCGGCATGGCGGCCATGATCCTGGCCAGTTTCCTCACGCCGGCACCGCAGGCCCAGATCGGCGAGGCAAGCAGGATATTCTATTATCATATTCCCCAGGCGTGGCTTTGCGTGGTTGCCTTCGCGGTGGCAATGGTCTATTCAATCCTCTACTTGCGAACCCGCAAGATCGGCTATGATGATAAGGCCTCTTCGGCGGCGGCACTCGGGTTTGTCTTTTGCCTGTTGGCAACGGTATCGGGCTCGGTGTTTGCAAAAGTCACATGGGGGTCGTTTTGGAACTGGGATCCGCGCGAAACCTCTATCTTCGTACTTCTGTTGATCTACGGCGCTTATTTCGCGCTTCGCGGGGCGATCGAGGTCGAAGAACGTCGCGCCAGTCTGGCGGCGGTATACGCGATCTTCGCCTTTGTTACCGTTCCGTTCCTGATTTTTGTGGTACCGCGCGTGGTGCCGTCGCTGCACCCCGAGGATTCGGTGATCGATAAGAATTTGAAATTCACCATGGGGCCGCAGGTGCGAGCGATCTTCTTCTCGTCCCTGGCCCTGTTCAGCGTATTGTTCATATGGATGCTTGGTCTGGCCAACCGCGTACAGGCGCTGGCCAGGTATAGAATGGAGAAAGAATAA
- a CDS encoding CcmD family protein yields MDGNYVALAVTMVVWIGLFVFLLRLDKRVKKLEEHKS; encoded by the coding sequence ATGGATGGCAATTACGTCGCGCTCGCAGTTACGATGGTCGTGTGGATCGGTCTGTTCGTATTCTTACTCCGACTGGACAAGCGCGTGAAGAAACTCGAGGAGCATAAGTCATGA
- a CDS encoding cytochrome c maturation protein CcmE, which translates to MKAKYIIGAVIIVVFLAWGASAFLKTTVQYVSLNEAIKSQRTVQVMGKVDFNQVNYNADLKRLEFAVYDPQSADSTTAWRMKVMYYGVVPGNFDQAKSVVLKGKANDGVFVAEQMLVKCPSKYQGEGGQEYQDMKKHDEGVGSSDV; encoded by the coding sequence ATGAAGGCAAAATACATTATCGGCGCCGTTATCATCGTGGTGTTCCTGGCCTGGGGGGCCTCGGCCTTCCTCAAAACGACCGTACAGTACGTCTCCTTGAACGAAGCGATAAAAAGCCAGCGGACAGTTCAGGTGATGGGGAAGGTCGATTTCAACCAGGTGAACTACAACGCCGACTTGAAACGACTCGAGTTCGCCGTGTATGATCCGCAGTCGGCAGATTCGACGACCGCCTGGCGAATGAAAGTCATGTACTACGGTGTGGTGCCCGGAAATTTCGATCAGGCAAAATCGGTCGTGCTCAAGGGCAAAGCGAACGATGGCGTATTTGTGGCCGAACAGATGCTGGTGAAGTGCCCCTCTAAATATCAGGGCGAGGGCGGGCAGGAATACCAGGATATGAAAAAACATGATGAGGGCGTGGGTTCGTCCGACGTCTAA
- the ccsA gene encoding cytochrome c biogenesis protein CcsA has translation MTAQIPGELLIFGAFAVNLVAGFAFLRATRGDASYARLANRAYALFTVLVGLAVAYLYFLFYSHNYAFKYVFEYSARDQSNFYILSAFWGGQEGTYLLWLFFNALFGFIIIRKGAQYASWAMVVYSIINLFFLAILIKLSPFALLPEPALDGLGLNPLLRDPWMVIHPPVIFVGYAMAAVPFAIAMAALILNDYQGWARRVFPWVAVTAFALGAGNILGGFWAYKTLGWGGYWGWDPVENSSFVPWVIALALVHGLIVERRSEALRKTNILLTAFVFLLVVYGTFLTRSGVLADFSVHSFTDLGINNLLIGFMVFFVVLTAALFAWRARSIRSLPLNYNFYGREFSLFAGLVMLTLFGLVVLVWTSLPLLTRLVGIEPRAAALSTYNDFALPLATLMAFLLAISPVVDFSEFKPHHWSRKLMTGALVSLALGFGLFYLVLKAPLVFAVIFALIATGLFMYLLKKVLVRLLAPALVALAGTITACLWLGVTDYSYILFFATAAMAAVSNVIALAGYFPARWKLIGGHLTHVGFGLMLIGILASSALSTGEKLVIPRGEAGRAFGREIRYSGMAFDINHPNNELVLSLDTGDGPSEIRPQLYFSERMQGIMRKPYVDRSLLYDLYLAPEQIEPGNTGESLVIRKGETKRIGDIELTFDGYDMKGAHGESMESGMRVAARLAVKIGNDARAVAPALVQEMGTDGSAKVISQPAVIRSSGKEYSVTIEQILADQGAVALSIPGLTDTNTPDRLILDISRKPIINLVWTGAILILFGSLIVYVRRREEMVRTTALPVASKESVPQQATP, from the coding sequence ATGACTGCACAGATCCCGGGCGAGCTTCTCATCTTCGGCGCCTTTGCCGTTAACCTAGTAGCGGGATTTGCATTTCTTCGTGCCACTCGCGGTGATGCGAGCTATGCGCGGCTGGCCAATCGCGCTTACGCGCTATTCACCGTTCTTGTCGGATTGGCAGTCGCGTATCTGTACTTCCTTTTCTATTCGCATAATTACGCTTTCAAATACGTGTTCGAATACTCAGCGCGGGATCAATCCAATTTCTATATCCTCTCGGCGTTTTGGGGTGGGCAGGAAGGAACCTACCTGTTATGGCTGTTCTTCAACGCACTGTTCGGATTCATAATCATAAGGAAAGGGGCTCAATACGCATCTTGGGCGATGGTTGTATACAGCATCATCAACCTGTTTTTTCTGGCGATTCTCATCAAGCTCTCGCCGTTCGCTTTGCTTCCGGAGCCGGCTCTTGACGGCCTCGGATTGAATCCACTCCTGAGAGACCCCTGGATGGTGATTCACCCGCCGGTGATCTTTGTAGGCTATGCCATGGCGGCAGTTCCGTTCGCCATAGCGATGGCTGCTCTGATACTAAACGACTATCAGGGCTGGGCTAGGCGAGTGTTTCCGTGGGTGGCGGTGACAGCCTTCGCGCTTGGTGCCGGCAATATTCTGGGAGGATTCTGGGCCTACAAGACTCTTGGTTGGGGCGGATACTGGGGCTGGGATCCGGTTGAGAATTCCTCGTTCGTTCCGTGGGTAATCGCACTGGCGCTGGTGCATGGACTGATCGTCGAACGGCGCTCGGAAGCGCTGCGAAAAACGAACATCCTACTGACTGCTTTTGTGTTTTTGCTGGTCGTATACGGCACGTTTCTGACCCGAAGCGGGGTATTGGCGGATTTCTCGGTTCACAGCTTCACCGATCTTGGGATCAACAATCTGCTTATCGGCTTCATGGTGTTCTTCGTGGTCTTGACGGCAGCGCTGTTCGCCTGGAGAGCCCGGAGCATTCGCTCCCTGCCGCTGAACTACAATTTTTATGGACGTGAATTCTCGTTGTTTGCGGGATTGGTCATGCTCACGCTGTTTGGCCTAGTGGTCCTGGTCTGGACTTCGCTGCCTCTTCTGACCAGACTGGTTGGAATTGAACCGCGCGCGGCCGCCCTTTCCACCTACAACGATTTCGCGCTCCCCCTGGCTACACTGATGGCGTTTCTGCTGGCTATCTCACCGGTAGTAGATTTCTCGGAGTTCAAACCACATCACTGGTCACGCAAACTGATGACCGGCGCGCTCGTGTCACTGGCGCTCGGATTTGGGCTGTTCTACCTAGTGCTCAAAGCGCCGCTGGTATTCGCAGTCATCTTTGCGCTTATCGCGACCGGACTGTTCATGTATCTCCTGAAGAAGGTCCTGGTGCGCTTGCTGGCGCCCGCACTGGTGGCGCTGGCCGGAACGATCACCGCCTGTCTCTGGCTCGGCGTAACCGATTACTCGTACATTTTGTTTTTTGCGACGGCTGCAATGGCGGCCGTTTCTAATGTCATCGCATTAGCCGGTTACTTTCCGGCTCGGTGGAAGCTCATAGGAGGCCACCTGACGCATGTCGGGTTCGGATTGATGTTAATCGGGATTCTGGCATCGTCGGCCCTTTCAACCGGCGAAAAGCTGGTCATTCCACGCGGCGAAGCCGGCCGGGCATTTGGGCGAGAGATTCGTTACAGTGGCATGGCCTTTGACATCAATCACCCGAACAATGAACTCGTTTTGTCGCTCGATACCGGTGACGGTCCCAGCGAAATCCGCCCCCAGCTTTATTTTTCCGAGCGCATGCAGGGGATCATGCGCAAACCGTATGTCGACCGTTCACTCCTATACGATCTGTACCTGGCGCCGGAGCAGATCGAACCCGGCAATACGGGAGAGAGCCTCGTTATCAGGAAAGGGGAGACGAAAAGAATCGGTGACATTGAACTCACGTTCGATGGGTACGACATGAAAGGGGCACATGGTGAATCCATGGAGTCGGGCATGCGTGTGGCAGCGAGATTGGCAGTTAAAATCGGAAATGATGCGAGAGCGGTAGCTCCAGCCCTTGTGCAGGAGATGGGGACCGATGGCTCAGCTAAGGTCATCAGCCAGCCGGCCGTCATTCGAAGTTCGGGCAAGGAGTACAGTGTCACGATCGAGCAGATTTTGGCGGACCAGGGAGCAGTGGCGCTTAGTATCCCCGGATTGACCGATACCAATACGCCTGACCGCCTGATCCTTGACATCTCTCGCAAACCGATCATCAATCTGGTCTGGACAGGGGCGATTCTCATACTCTTTGGTTCATTGATCGTCTATGTACGCCGCCGCGAAGAAATGGTGCGCACCACAGCCCTACCGGTAGCTTCCAAAGAGTCGGTGCCGCAGCAGGCGACACCGTAA
- a CDS encoding cytochrome c3 family protein, whose protein sequence is MIIVRFLALAITLALAGGLKAQDDNQSCLTCHAEQGMTGVNAHGEEIPMTVVQASLDSSIHKGMSCIDCHVDLAGTQDYPHKEAIGKVDCGVCHDDVKQVYLTSAHGTARQDNPNAPTCASCHGKHNIRPDSDPASMASPKNLPYTCSSCHAKIVLKSDPDIRIANSFDRYMRGIHAQGIAKGIGSAATCNDCHGMHDLRKASDPKSLVNKMNIPMTCAKCHNDIYIQYSRGIHGKALAAGILDAPNCTDCHGEHSILEINDPNSPVNSANIADYVCSKCHNDPRIVEKYGLAKGKFSSYQDSYHGLAVKGGSVKAANCASCHMAHEILPSANPASSVNKENITSTCQKCHPKANLAFATSYSHNTAEAEFSALDAWVRNIYIIAIVLIIGAMLVHNLIIVSRYVVVKHRQNKAMPTVQRFTGGMVFQHLVLTVAFIILVITGFALRYPNEWWVRVLNFVGIYEDTRSVIHRIAAVFLIYISVHHALFLLLTRRGKEEMKAMLPIKEDAVNIKKNLMYYLGKAVERPRFDRYDYTEKAEYWALVWGTLVMALTGFILWFPTFFTGFLPPWIVKIAETVHLYEAWLATLAIAVFHFFFVIFHPDQYPMSLTWITGQMTIESCKHHHPKWYERITSEDEHRELSKESQTTHRDVRSPRE, encoded by the coding sequence ATGATAATAGTGCGGTTTCTGGCACTGGCGATCACGCTGGCATTGGCGGGGGGACTCAAGGCGCAAGACGACAATCAGAGTTGTCTCACTTGTCATGCCGAACAGGGCATGACCGGCGTAAACGCGCATGGGGAAGAGATTCCGATGACCGTGGTGCAGGCGTCGCTGGACTCATCGATTCACAAGGGCATGAGCTGTATCGATTGCCATGTTGACCTGGCCGGCACCCAGGACTATCCCCACAAAGAAGCGATCGGAAAGGTCGATTGCGGGGTCTGCCACGATGATGTCAAGCAGGTGTATCTGACATCGGCACACGGTACCGCGCGCCAGGACAATCCAAATGCCCCAACATGTGCGTCGTGTCACGGCAAGCACAATATCCGTCCCGATTCCGATCCGGCCTCGATGGCATCGCCGAAAAACCTCCCGTATACCTGCTCGTCCTGCCACGCCAAGATCGTGCTGAAGAGCGATCCGGATATACGAATCGCAAACTCCTTTGACCGCTACATGCGCGGCATTCACGCCCAAGGGATAGCCAAGGGGATTGGCTCCGCGGCCACCTGCAACGACTGCCACGGAATGCACGATTTGCGGAAGGCATCGGATCCCAAGTCCCTGGTCAACAAGATGAATATTCCGATGACGTGCGCCAAGTGCCACAACGATATTTACATCCAGTACAGCCGGGGGATACACGGCAAGGCACTGGCGGCAGGGATATTGGATGCTCCCAACTGCACGGACTGTCATGGTGAGCACTCTATTCTGGAGATCAACGATCCCAACTCGCCAGTTAATTCCGCCAACATTGCGGACTACGTGTGCTCCAAGTGCCACAACGACCCGCGTATTGTTGAGAAGTATGGGTTGGCGAAGGGGAAATTCAGTTCCTATCAGGATTCGTACCATGGGCTGGCAGTGAAGGGCGGGTCGGTGAAAGCCGCCAACTGCGCCTCCTGCCACATGGCGCATGAGATCCTGCCAAGTGCCAACCCGGCGTCGTCGGTGAACAAAGAGAACATCACCTCGACCTGCCAGAAATGTCACCCGAAAGCGAACCTGGCGTTCGCGACCAGCTATTCACACAACACGGCGGAGGCGGAATTCAGCGCGCTGGACGCCTGGGTCAGGAACATTTACATCATCGCCATTGTGCTGATCATCGGCGCTATGCTCGTACACAACCTGATCATTGTCAGCCGGTACGTTGTTGTGAAACATCGCCAAAACAAGGCGATGCCGACGGTTCAGCGGTTTACGGGCGGCATGGTCTTTCAGCACCTGGTCCTGACCGTGGCGTTCATCATCCTGGTCATTACCGGATTCGCCCTTCGCTACCCCAACGAATGGTGGGTGCGGGTGTTGAATTTCGTAGGCATCTATGAGGATACACGCTCCGTCATTCACCGGATCGCAGCGGTATTCCTGATCTATATTTCTGTCCATCACGCGCTGTTCCTGCTCCTGACGCGCCGGGGCAAAGAAGAGATGAAGGCAATGCTTCCGATTAAGGAAGACGCCGTCAACATCAAGAAGAACCTGATGTACTATCTTGGCAAAGCGGTCGAGCGCCCCAGGTTCGATCGATATGATTACACCGAGAAAGCGGAGTATTGGGCGCTGGTATGGGGCACGTTGGTCATGGCCCTGACCGGATTTATCCTCTGGTTCCCGACATTCTTCACCGGGTTTCTGCCGCCGTGGATCGTGAAGATCGCGGAGACTGTGCATCTGTACGAGGCCTGGCTGGCCACGCTGGCGATCGCGGTTTTTCACTTCTTCTTTGTCATTTTCCATCCCGACCAGTACCCCATGTCTCTCACCTGGATCACCGGCCAGATGACAATTGAATCGTGCAAACATCATCATCCCAAGTGGTATGAGCGTATAACAAGTGAGGATGAACACAGGGAACTGTCGAAAGAGAGCCAGACAACTCACAGGGATGTGCGAAGCCCGCGCGAGTAG
- a CDS encoding ABC transporter ATP-binding protein, whose product MIEARGLSKFYGPFVAIKEISFTIPRGQIVAFLGPNGAGKSTTMRILSGYLAPSEGSASIAGCDVIADRLEAARHLGYLPENGPLYDSMTPLELLRFFGEVRGLAPAHLAHRIETVASQCALADVLEKPIGKLSRGYRQRVGLAQALLHDPDVLIMDEPTAGLDPNQIRDFRHNIVELGKSKTILMSTHILQEVTAIAQRVLFVHEGRLVFDGTPQDLVKSGSLEETFYTMTAPTPVAARVAEGGAL is encoded by the coding sequence ATGATCGAAGCCCGGGGGCTGTCGAAGTTCTATGGCCCCTTTGTGGCCATCAAAGAGATTTCATTCACCATACCACGAGGTCAGATTGTGGCATTTCTTGGCCCGAATGGGGCAGGCAAATCTACCACTATGCGGATCCTGAGCGGCTACTTGGCCCCCAGCGAAGGGAGCGCGAGCATCGCCGGGTGCGACGTGATCGCGGACCGGCTGGAGGCAGCCCGGCACCTTGGGTACCTGCCTGAAAACGGTCCCCTCTACGACTCCATGACGCCCCTTGAACTCCTTCGTTTTTTCGGCGAAGTGCGTGGCCTCGCGCCGGCGCATTTGGCCCATCGCATTGAGACCGTAGCGTCGCAGTGCGCATTAGCAGACGTTTTGGAGAAGCCCATAGGCAAGCTCTCACGTGGTTATCGCCAGCGGGTCGGTCTGGCTCAGGCGCTGCTGCATGACCCGGATGTACTCATTATGGACGAGCCCACCGCCGGTCTCGACCCCAACCAGATCCGGGACTTTCGGCACAACATCGTAGAGCTTGGCAAGTCCAAGACCATTCTGATGTCAACGCACATCCTCCAGGAAGTCACGGCAATCGCACAGCGCGTGTTATTCGTGCACGAAGGAAGACTGGTTTTTGATGGCACGCCTCAGGATCTTGTTAAGAGCGGATCGCTTGAAGAAACGTTCTATACGATGACGGCCCCGACGCCAGTGGCGGCCCGCGTGGCCGAGGGAGGGGCGCTGTGA